The nucleotide sequence cagagatcagagaatgggctgggctgggagggacctccaaagggcatccagtccaaaccctctgcagggacaccctccacgagatcaggctgcccagagccctgttgagcctcaccttgaatatctccagggatggagccccaaccacctccacaCAGACCCTTTGTGGTCCACCTGAAAATCAGCAAAGCTATGAGTTTGTAACatggccaaaaaaaccccattacCTACTTGCACAACATCAGTCTGGCTTACAGTTAGGGTTTTTAGCCATTTCAATTAATTGAGTTATAGAAAGTGTATGTTTCTGCTACATGTTTATAGTTACATATGTATGTAGTGTCTACATTATTTATGTAGCTTACATTAAATACTTAAATTATTTTAGCTGGTTACACTCATGAAAGAAAATGTTCAAATAGTTACTTGAGTTATTTTAATGGCATCAATTACATTAACAAACCACATCATTATTTTTATCATTTAAATTATTTAAGTTAATTACCTTGATGATAATGTTAATTTATATAATAATTccaattattttcattaaattaATGAATGAAAGAAACCATTTTAATTATTTGCTAAATTGCTTTAATGGAATTAATTATTCATTTAGATTATTATTTAAGTTAATTTTTTTGCATTCCACATCTCAAAGTATCAAAATGGCTTTAAAAGGAGCATTTGGGTTTTTAAGAGAGCAATCTGTCAGCAGAGGAGATTGCCCTAACcctagcaggcagcagctctgctttcctggctGCCACATCATCCCTACCAGGCTCAGGAAAAcagccatcccagctctgctgtgtgcaggggctgcaagtgctgcttATGGAGGGAAGTGCTGTGACTGCTGCGGCAGCTGCGCTCCCTGgctgccacagccccagcactgaaaCAGCCAACAGCTTGAGAAGACAGCAAGCTGTGCTTCACAAGAGCCcagcttcagagcagagatgtGGAACTTCCCTGAATATTCTTAAGAGTTTCAGGGGGAAATGTGGAAGATAAGACCTGTAAGAGCAGTGGTGATGCTTTGGGCATCCCAGTCTCACGGGCACCTGTCATGGTTCatgggatgttaggggttggaaggcaccttccaAGGGATCAAGtcgtctaacccccctgccagagcaggatcacagaatccagcacaggtcacacaggaacacatccagatgggtctggaaagtctccagaagagactccacaacctctctgggcagcctgttccagggctctgtgaccctcacagggaagaagctcctcctcatgttgaggtggaacctcctgtgctggagtttatatccattgccccttgccctatcccagggtgcagctgagcagagcctgtcccctccctcctgacccccagccctcagatatttaaaaacatttattaagccccttctcagtcttctcctctccagactgaacagcctctcctccccaggcagtgctgcagtcccttcagcatccttgtaacccacccttggactctctgcagcagatccctgtccctcttgaactggggagctcagcacTGAATGCAATAtttgaggtgaggtctcaccagggcagagtagagggggaggataaTCTCTCTCAATCTGTTGGCCACACTCTGAATGCCcctcaggatcccattggctctcttggccacaagggcacattgctgacccatggttgagttgaacctgctgctcttacagccaggctgcagtcaTGGCAGCTTCACAAAGgagagtgctggctggagcagagtgtgatggggcttgaagtttaGATGGcagcatgggaggcttcctattctgcttgctgctcctgggctctggcttCTTGGCTGTTGGATTTTCAAGAGTCTGTGGAGATCAAGCTGAAACTACTGCAGTACAAGTTCTGTGCTGCAATGGCACTGTCTCTGAGCCTCTGGGTAGCTTCCTCAGTGAGCTATATGGTTCCTTTGAAGCACTTAAACGTGTTGTGACTTCAACTGTTTTAAAAACAGAGGACACAGACAGTAGCTGTGGCTGatggcacacaggcagcaggggcaatgCTGGCttaggctgctcctgcagtgctgcctccccTCTGAGCTGCATTGCTGCTCAGACTGAGCAGCTGATCTgctataaagaaaagaaagcagcctATGTGTATCTGTGCGTGTGCTTGGCAGGCTGCTCCTTAACCCCCAGCAGTTTCCTGATGCCATGAAGCATGGCTCCACCAAGCCCTGTCTGCTCAGGTGCAGGCAGGGATTAAAGCACAGAGCAAGGAATCAGCAGCAGAGACCCTGGGACTGTAAAGCAGAATTGACTTGCAGCCTCTCATCATCAAaccaggggcttggagctgctgttTCATTGATTTTGATAGGTTTCAGCTTGCACAAGGATGTGAGGACTTGGCCACTGGTGAGGGCAGGGTGTCTGCAGCTCACagtgagagcagtcaggctgagagggacctgggggtgctggttgatggtagactgaacatgagcctgcagtgtgcccaggcagctaagagggctaatggcatcctggcctgcatcaggaacagtgtggccagcaggagcagggaggtcattctgcccctgtacactgcactggtcaggccggACCTCgcgtcctgtgtccagttctgggcccctcagtttaggaaggaggttgacttgctggaacgagtccagagaagagcaacaaagttggtgaggggtttggaacacagccctgtgaggagaggctgagggagctggggttgcttagcctggagaagaggagactcaggggtgaccttattgctctctacaactacctgaagggaggctgtagacagacggatgttggtctcttctcccaggcagccagcaccagaacaagaggacacagtctcaggctgcgccaggggaggttcaggctggatgttaggaaaaagttctatacagaaagagtgattgcacattggaatgggctgcctggggaggtggtggagtcgccatcactggaggttttcaggaggagacttgatggggtgcttggtgccatggttgtttaggtggtgttggattggttgatgggttggacatgatgatcttgaaggtctcttccaacctggtttattctatgtattctatgtattcatctTCTGCTCTCCATGCTGCACAGAGGTACCACAGAAGTGTTTCCAAGATAAAGTCCAAACTGCTTGTGAAAGAAACCCAAATGGCAATAGCCACTTAGAGACCCCACAGATTAAAGGCCAACTGGCAACCCTTTTACTCCAGATCTGATTTGGAACTAATGGTTTAGACTGAAGGTATTTTCACTGCTTAGAGTAGAGTGTCTTAAGTTACTTGGGGGGTTATGCTGTGCTTGCAGGTATCAGGAGGTCATTATTGCTGTGGGTGTTTGGAACAGAAAAACCAGAGGCACTTCCCTGAGAGATGAACAACAGCTGATCTGTCTCCTTCTCATACACAGGTTGAAGATTTTTGGAGGAAAATACCTCCACTCATCTTTACTGTTCCTGAGGATCAAGGAAAGGACATCCAGTTTCATGAAAAGCCTGAGAAGGAGGATACCCAGCTAGTGAAAATGGAAAGTGTATTTAGCCAACTGTTACTGGACATGGGCTCAGTATTTGACAGAAGCTTCATTTTCTTCAAGCAGATGCAAAAAGAATTCGACCAATCATTTCAGACATATTTCATGTCTGACCTGGACTTGAATGAGTCTGTCAGCATGCCAGCTTTACCTGAGCACCTCAGCAGAAAGGAAGGCccacagaaaggctgggggaTCCCTGGCTTCTTCCAGACTGTCTTTGACTTCAGCAAGATGGTGTTTGAAGGGGTCAGTGAGGCCATCACCGAGGTACTTGATGAGTACAGAGAGAGCATAAGAGACGTGCCAGAACAAGCCAAAGGCAAGTGTTAGCTCAAACCAGCACCATGGCACCTAACCCTTTGGGACTGCTAAGCTATGGTGAATGATTCTTAGTGTGAGGCACTGCAGGAAGCTCTGGAGGTTCTAGGCCTGGGTCAAAGGCAGCTTCATGGTTAAAGGAAAAGGCACAAATCACCTAGAAACCCCAAAGAAATGTTCCAGAGCTGTTCAGGGTCCCACACAGCCTAATTTTCATGGCAATTCTCAAAGCATTTGCAGGAGTTCCTCAGGAGGTGCTCATGAGGCTGGCTGGCAGGCCTGACCTCAGCACCTGTTGGCATGTTTGTGTCACATCAGGTTGACATCTCTCCCATGCTTGGAAACTGGGGTCACTCTGGGGCATGGCAAGGTGTAGCCCTGTCCTTGCCAAATggcaccaggcagctgctgtgcagtgtgCCAATGAAAAACAGAGCAGCCATTGGGTTTTGCAGTGATCAGAATAGTTCTGGGCATAGCACTGATTCCAGGTGGTAACTCTCAGGGGAGGAACCCTGCAACTCGTAGAATATAAATTAGCCCTATCCTTGGTGTCTTATTAGTGCAAATAGAAAACAatagaaacaaacagaaaagcacTCCAGGAGGTGCTGGTCTGTAAATGCATCAGAAACACACTCTGCTTTCCCCTAGCTCTCTATGATTAGGAAACATCTTGACTTCAAAGAGTCCAAAAGCCCTTACCAGAGCTGGCATGTTGTAGACAGAATGTGTGATAGTATCAGCAATGTTTTGGCTGTCAGTAGGGAATGTGCTGCTGAGCCTTTGTAAGGGGATAGAGCACAGTGCCAGGAGCTCCCTGAAAGCAACCATGATGTGTGTTTCCTCCTGACTTCTAATTTTTAATCACAGAAGAATAGaactgtttggcttggaaaagtcctctaagatcattgcgtccaaccatcaacccaacactaccagagccaccaaaccctgtcccaagtgccatggccacagctctctggaacacctccaggcatggggactccaccacctccctgggcagcctctgccaagccctgaccactctggcagcaaagacatttttcctcatctccaacctaagcctcccctggcacaattttaggccatttcctctccatcacctgagactagggagcagaacccatcccccacctgggtgggagctgtagagagcaatgaggtctccctcagcctcctcttctccgcactcaacacccccagctccctcagctgctcctccccagctctgctctccagacccttccccagcttggttgcccttctctggacctgctccagcctctcaatgtccttgtagtgaggggcccaaagctgACCCCTgtatttgagatgtggccttaccagtgcccagtacagtggcacaatccctgccctgcacctgctggccacaccattgctgatccaggccaggaggcTGGTTTATGTTTCTTATATATTATATACAAAcatacagctttttttttttttgagggagtaGGATGTGGCTTTATGCCAGATAGTCCAAGGGCAAGACATTACATTCTAGCAAACAGAGAAGGTTACAAAAGAATGTTTACCAAGACCTTAAGCTCAGTGCAGTCTGAAATGCTTCATTGCAGATGCTGACAGGAGGGGCATGTTCTCCAAACCTGCACCAAGGCGCAGGAGACCTCTGTGCAGGGAGCTTGGGGAGAGCTCCCCTGGGTGCCCACAGTTCCATGAGAGATGCCAGACATGCCAAGACAATCTTCTGCATGGTAAACTGCTGCGTTCTGACTCGGTGCTTTTCTTGGATGCCTTGAGCCCTGCTTTGGAGATTTTGAGGCTGTCATTTTCTCCTGTTCCTGTAGCGTGGAATTCAGCTTCTGTCAGTGAGGTGTTCCTGTAGCTGAGGACAAAACCCCTCTTCTTTATTCCAGAGAGTTTGCATTGTCCTTCCTCACTGCCTCCGCAGAGGGTCAGTGTAACCCAGCTGCTAACGCTGCTGGACGCCCAAAGGGGAGTTCCACGCTGGCTGACAACACACTCACTGTCAGAGCTGCCATCCTGCAGAGAAGcatcaggcaggcagcagctgatcccgcctggctgcaggggctctgagTAGAAAGTGGGAAGCTCAGACTCCTGGGCCAAAGGGGGCTGCTTGCCAGTATGCAAACAGATGGCAAAGCTCTGGCATGCAGCCTTCCTCAGCACCTGCAAAGAAattcagtcacagaatcctggaattgtttgggttgggaaagccctccaagatcatccagtccaaccatccacccaacaccactgtggccactaagccatgtcaccaggtgccatggccacacctttctggaacacctccagggatggggacttcaccatctccctgggcagcttctgacaattcctgaccactcctgcagcaaagacacttTTCCTTATCTCCAGCCTAGACTGACTTTGCTCCTCCAGTCCTTGCCTTGTGGTCCACATATTTGGGAAGGCCTGACAATGGAATTTGAGCAATTAACAGAAGCTAAAAGAAGCTAATGGCCAGGGAGAATATGGAGTTGCTATAGATAAAAACTACCAGTGCTTATTTAGCAGTAACAGAAGCTCTCTCACCATGGAATGTGATACAAATCTTAAAGTACTTGGAAAAGCATTGGACTACAGCAAATGGGATAATGGAGCCATTGAGTCATTAGGAGTCTAAACTAAATCTACCAAAACAAgctaataataattattattattattattattaagcaTTGTTTAAGCACTaattccagccctgcccccttgCTAGCCTCTGTTACAGATTTCTAGACTTCAATAAAAAGCTGAGGTGCAAGCCCCTGCTTTCCTATAAGCTTGATGCTATCTGTCTTGTCCAACAGACTGTCCAAACGTTCCTGAGCTGCACATCAAGCTTGATGAAGCCTTTAAGCTGGTCAATGTCTCGGGGGAGCAGTATGAGCAGATCCTCCAGGTGGTTCAGCGCCACACAGAAGACACTTCCTACTTGTTGAACAAAATGAAGGAAAGGTTTGGGTGGGTGTCTGAGTTATCCAACATGACCATTGGACCAGAAAACATTTTCAATATAGTTAAGGTAAGAATTGCTATTGCACAGTGCTCCCTCTGACCTGTGCTTTGCTTGCAGTCATCCCCTTGGGCACTGTGGCTGTTTGCCCACCTGTGCTCTTTCGGGTTTACAACACCGAGTTCCTACTCATCCTGAACTCAAGCACGCTTGATAACCcctctgtgagctgcagctccagggattAGCAACTCTCTTCCTTAAATCCTTTTGGCTGACAGGTGTTGGAAAGACGGCGAGGGAGGGCccgcagcaatcaatatgattgataagcaagctccaactttattgttcaaaCACACGgcttataaagcatctcagctaaatatgcacaaatgtcaTTGTTCCATTGGCTCTTAGTCCAGGGTTACAGTATAACATCCAGCCTCCTTGCGGTTAGGTCTACACGCAACTTCACAAGCTCCTTTCTCACTAGTTCTTTGTTTCACATATACTTTGTTTCACATGCTGTTATCTTCTAACACAGCTGCAAGCAAAGCCACAAAGCTATGGTGaccttgctgcatcagcacaccagccaactgtgagcagtaaacaacaagatggagtccagcctacacactttgttcaaACAGCTGTTCCATAGAGCCATGTCCCTGAgattcaagccattcctcaacagacTGGCTAACCTGAATCCCTGGCAGGTGACAGTACACTGACACTCGCTttgaccagccccagcccacctTCACTGCACCACTCAGTACGCATCCTCACTAGGTCACTGCACACGAGCTGTTTGTCTCTGTttgcacctccacagctcaaaGGAGGCAAAGGTTATGCAGACAATTGCAGGAGAAGCTCCATATCTTTTAGAGCATCTCTCACTGTTCCCATAAACACATGATGATTGACTGTATCTCAGACACAAGAACATATCCAGGAGAAATCCTGAGTGAGGGACAAATCCTATTCTCCAGTCCTACTCAGGAATCCACTGCACTACCACCACTACAAGAACTTCATAGAAAACCATTCTTCAGAAGAAAGAGGACAATCTAAAACAGACTTCTATTTAATCTCCCCCTatgttttcccctcttccttccagtgcctgaagggatcccacaggaaggctgcagagaaacctttcatgagggtgtctagagacaggacaaaggggaatggtttgaagctgaggaagagctcAGATTTGGGTtgatgaagttcttcagtaggagggtggtgagactctggaataggctgcccagggagtttgtggatgcctcctcc is from Dryobates pubescens isolate bDryPub1 chromosome 3, bDryPub1.pri, whole genome shotgun sequence and encodes:
- the CLUL1 gene encoding clusterin-like protein 1, with amino-acid sequence MRCSWMFAVCVLWLSGHRCAPTWQEEAALREKLKILSEVGEKYVDEEVKKALIGVKQMKIMMEKNEDKHVDLMKTLKKSSEEKQQALRLMDEVKERLEEEERQCQASLKNLWEECESCLESSCMRYYTTCKHGLSSFRRKVEDFWRKIPPLIFTVPEDQGKDIQFHEKPEKEDTQLVKMESVFSQLLLDMGSVFDRSFIFFKQMQKEFDQSFQTYFMSDLDLNESVSMPALPEHLSRKEGPQKGWGIPGFFQTVFDFSKMVFEGVSEAITEVLDEYRESIRDVPEQAKGKYADRRGMFSKPAPRRRRPLCRELGESSPGCPQFHERCQTCQDNLLHDCPNVPELHIKLDEAFKLVNVSGEQYEQILQVVQRHTEDTSYLLNKMKERFGWVSELSNMTIGPENIFNIVKVVPGDSSSKNETVVDVNVLTSPTFTITVPPNLDPKSPEFIEYIAGRALQLYKQNF